The Homo sapiens chromosome 10, GRCh38.p14 Primary Assembly sequence aggccaatatccagaagagtttttcctaggttttcgtctagaatttttacagtttcatgtcttaaatttcagtctttaatccatgttgaattaatttttgtatatggtgagaactAGGGGTCCAGTTTATTCTTTTGCACATGgtcagccagttttcccagcaccattcattgaatagggagtcctttccccatcccatttacaatagccagacacacacacacacacacacacacacacacacacacacacacatttaaccaaggaaatgaaagatctctatgaggagaactacaaaacactgatgaaagaaatcgtagataacacagacaaatggaaagacatcccatgctaaaggattggaagaatcaacatcattaaaatgaccatgcggcccaaagcaatctacagatttaacacaatccctatcaaattagcaatatcatttttcacagaattagaaaaaacaatgctaaagtttatatggaaccaaaagagaacctgaatagccaaagcaatcctatgcAAAGAACAATCCTATGCAAAGAACAATCCTATGCAAAGAACAAATTACATTGCCTGACGTTAAATTATACTACgaggctataataaccaaaacagcaggttTTGTATGggttactggtacaaaaatagacacatagaccaatggaacagaacacagaacccagaaataaagcaacatacctataaccaactgatctttaacaCAGTCTTTCCCCGGTGTTTAAGCAAGTTTAAGTATCTGTCATCCTAAATCCTCCCCTTCAGCAGGAATCTTTCCTGCTTCTTGTGATCTGACCCTTGCCTCCTCTACAATCTCATCTCCCACTGTTTCTTATCTAATCTGCAAACCACCTCCATTCTTGCTGAAATCTGCCTCTAGTAGACCATGTGCTCTATCTTTGTCACTTTGCGCAAGCTTCTCTTTTTGCCTGGGTTGccttttcctccctctccacACTCTCTGCCTGCCCCCTGCTACTGGTAACCCCTGGACTTCCTTTATGACTCAACACAGGCTTCAGGAGGCCTTTTCTGAGTGAGCATTTCTGGGTAAGATGTTACTTCTCTGTGGCATTTGTCACTGTCTAattcattatatatttacttGTCTTCCTCCCTGGAGCTCACAGACTCTTTTGCTCAGCACCCCCAGAGCTTGGCACTAGGAGAGACTCAATAAATGAGAGCTGAGTGACTGAATGGATCCAGCTTAATTACATGGGATGAACTGGCTGTTGTTCACTCTGCCTTTGGGGCTTGGTCTCCACGTGTTCTCAGTGTTGGGCATATTTCAACCAGTGGGATGCTTGTCTTGAATGTGGGtgactgaggctggagaggtggaAAAAGTGGGCTTGTTCTGTGGAATTGAGCCCATTCCCCTCAAACACTAGAGTCTGTGTCAATGTGAAGTCCACAGATGTGCACAAGGGACAGAtatctcccctctccttcctgccaGGGAAGGCTATTTCTTCCATTTCTGGCCTCTGTCCATTTCATCTACACTATTCTCTGGAGAAGTTTGGACATTCATGGGCCCTTTGTTTCCTGTGGTGAGAAGTGCTGGATGTGAAAAGCATCTGGGGTGCTCTCTGGCCGGGGCCATAAAACTCGGCCTGGACCCCAGTCTCTGAGTTCAGGGGTACCTCAGGTATTCCTCTGTCCCACATGTTCCCTGCCTGCAACTCTGTTGTGAGCTCCACTTGGCAGGACTGGAGCACTGGTCTTGTTCAGTGCTGGGTTCCCCAGGCACAGGGTCTCACAAGTGAACGCTTGGtacttggtgaatgaatgaaagtatgAAAggttcttctgtgtgtgtgtgtgtgtgcacgtgcacgtgCGAGAGAGACTCAACTTTGGCCCTGCTTTAGgcttgttaaaaatttttttagagttggggtcttgctctgtcacccaggctggagtgcagtggtgcaatcacaacttactgcagcctttaactcctggactccagcaatgctcccacctcagcctcccaaagtgctgggattacaggcacaagccactgcacccagccttgcttTAGGCTTTTAAAAGATCTCTCTGGGATAGCTCAGGGCAGCTTCTTGGGTAGACCCCACAGccctgcctcccttggcctcttGGAGCACCTGTAGAGTGCCCAGCTTGTCTCTGCATGCTGGGAACTTTCCTGGTGTTAGTGCTGGAAGACCTGCATTCTGGGAAACCCCTGCATTTGGGATATGCCGAGATGGATGGTCACTCTCAGCACATGCCGCCCGCACGTCTCCTCAGGTCCACAATCTGCAGGAGCTCCGGCGAAGTGCCTCACTGGCCACCAAGGTCTTTATCCAGAGAGACTACAGCGATGGGACCATCTGTCAGTTCCAGACCAAATTCCCCCCAGAGCTGGACAGCCGGGtaaggatgcctttttctgcaCTTGGAACCCAGGGCTGTGATGGAACTGAGGTTCTTATTGGAATGTATTTTATCCAGGATCCTATGACACATAATATCATAGGACACGTAACATGTTTGGCCACTTCAAaaggatgaattttaaaaaatcaaaaggatgATTCTTAATATTGTCTTACTGTCTCCTCATAGAAAATTAGAGCTGAAGGGATCTCAGGGATTTTCTGGTCTGGCTGCTCTCAAGTTTCAGTTGCCTAAAAATGATATAGAGAGCTTgttaaacaaatggaaattccTGAGTCCTACTGGATGATACAGGTGTTGTCCAGCAGTGCTGATCCAGTTGTTGGACTGTGGCTCAGGAGTCTCCATTTATTAGCAGctgttctcaaccttggctgtaCATTAGAGGTTCCTGGGGAGCTTAAAAAATCCTGATGCTCAGACTGCAGCCCAAACCAACTACATTAGACTCTCTAGGGGTGGGACTCTGGAATCAGCATagttttaaatcttaattttgaaatgaattttaatcATGATTGTTTAaactttagtatttatttatttataattttgtggGTACCTAGcaggggtacatgagatattttgatacaagcatgccatgtgtaataatcacatcagggtaaatggggcatCCATTACTTCGGACATTTATCTTAtctgttacaaacaatccagttatactcttttagttattttaaaatgtacaattaaattattattgactatagtcaccctgttgtgctatcaaatactaggtctttttttttttcccttgatggaaatccaggatggagtgcagtggtgtgaccacagctccctgcagcctctgtctcccagctaaggtgatcttcctgcctcggcctcccaggtagctggggttacaggttcgtgccactactcctggctaatttattgtaattttagtagagacggggttttgccatgttgcccaggctggtctcaaactcctgggctcaagtgatccgccctcctcggcctcccaaagtgctgggattacaggtgtgagccaccatgcccagcccaaatacTAGGTCTTAAGCCTTAATTTTTAATGAGGAATTCCCAGGTGAATCAGAATCAAGTGGTTCATAGATTACACTTGGAATTGCTAGTCTTGTTCAGCTGGTCTTCTTCAGAAACAGCGCTGCTTCTCATCCTTGGCTACACCTTAGAGGCACCTGGGAACTTTGAAAAAGGAAGCTTGCAGGGCGTCAGCTTGGGTAGGGCAGGGCAGTGGTGATCTTTGCTGCTCTGACCTATCCTCCCCCTTCCCAGACCATTGACTCAGAATCTCCTGGTGGGGGAGACTTGGGCATCATAGGGTTTAAAGGCTGCTCAGATAATTTCAGTTTGCAGCTGGAGCTGAGAACCATTAAGTCCTTGTTACTAAAACTGTGGCCTGTGGATCAACAATATCAACAATACCTGGGAGCTtgatagaaatgcagaatctcagctccCTCCCTGGATCTGCTGAATCCGAATCTGGGTTTTAATCTATTCCTTGGGTTATTCAGATATGCATGAAATTTTGAGAAGCTCCACACTAGTCCATCCCTCTCATTTAacagaggaaactgagggccAGAAAGAAGTGACTTATGGGAGTTAGTAAGTACCAGACAGGCTTAAGTGCCCCGCCTCTCTGCTTTTTCACAGGACTCTTATTTTCTTGCTGACACAATTGCATCTTTTGTGGGTACAGATCAAACTAAATGTCTTCATGATCACAGTCTCGCAGGGAAAGCTTAGAGACTCAAAGGAAGAGCTGCAGGCTGCTTTTCCCTTCTCCTTGCCTCAGGCAAAGGGGAGAGCCAGATGCACCATCCCACAGTCTGCTGGGTGGCATAAAAGGCAGTCAGCCAAGGGCTCTGCctacagcctctgcctctagACTCAGCTAGTTGGGTGACTCATGGACCTCAGGCTGCTGTGAGGCATCAGCTGCTGAGTTTTGCTTCTGGTCCAGGGGTGTCCTCAGCTTTCATCCTAGGCTGCCCTAGAGTGGGCCTGGGACTGGGGAAGCCAGAAGGCAGATCCTGAGCTTTCACTCAGCAGCCCAGGTAGATCTGAATGGGTTTGGGAAGTGGGGGCAGGGATGGTCTGTACTGATATGACCCGGAGCCAGCTTTCGGAGAGAATGTGGGCCTCTTTCTCATCTTAGCATGCTTGTCCTTTAGGGCGGGGTGACCCCCAGGGTGGAGCAGCAGGGCTTGTGGCATGGACTAGATGGGCAGGATTTTCATAGGATTTTCTCTATGAGTTCTCCCCAGGTCTGTGTAGGGGGAACTCCTAAGCTTCCAACTATTCTTGGACAGAGGTTTTGTCCTAGAGAGGCAGGGAGGTCCCTAAACTGTGTGATGAGCATTTCTGGTCCTGCTGCATGAGTGAGGAAGAAGGTACTGTGAAGAATGTGAAAAATAGGGCTACTATTTTGACACTGTGACACCTGCTGAGTTTGGAATGTGACCTTCCCGGCTGTCTGGTGTTACACAGTGAAGAGCACAGACTGGAGTCAGAGctgtaaccttggacaagtttACTTAGCAGTCACTAAGTATTTATTGATTATGTATTAGTCTCTAGAGATATAGGAGTAAACTCAtggcatttattttctattagatggtgtagaaaataaaaaaccaagcaaatacagttgacccttgcaCAACACAGGGTTAGGGGTGCCTGTCCcctgcacagtcaaaaatctgGATATAACCTTTGACTTtctaaaaacttaactactagtagcctactgttgactgggaGTCTTCTGTTAATACAAACAGTTTATTAACACACATTTTGcatgttatgtatattatatactgtattcttataataaagtaagctagagaaaagaaaatgttaagaaaatcataaggagaagaaaatatatttactactcattaagtggaagtggatcatcataaaggtcttcatcctcgtCATCTTCATGTTgggtaggctgaggaagaggaggaacagGACAGGTggatcttgctgtctcaggggtggcagagtcagaagaaaattcacatatacatggacccacacagttcagaCCCATGTTGTTCCAGGGTCAACTGTAAATATACCTCACTCAGGAGGTAACAAATACTAGAAGAATAAGGGGAGGATGTCACGGGGGTTGGGTGTGCTGGGGAGAGGTGAATGATCCTGGGCACAGGGGGAGGCTGTTGAATAAGGTGAGACCCAAGGGTGTTAAGGGTGTCACGGCAGCCTGCAGGGGAAAGTGTGGCAGCTAAGGAGATGGACACAAAGGGCCTGAGGAAATTTCAAGAAGCAGGGGTACTGagtgaagaggagaggaggagacgGGCCCAGGGGTAGCAGGGTCGGGCCATGGAGGGCCTAGCGGGCATTGTAAGGACTTCTTGGATTTAACTTGCAGAGAGATGGGAAGATTGTGGGAGCTCTTGATCACAGCTGTGACATAATCTGACTTTAACTGGAAGTTAGGGCaggagcaggggcagggaggCCAGTGAAGGGGCCAGAGACGGTGGCAGCTGGAACCACAGAGCAGTTCGTGGTCCGCGTGGTCTTAGGACCACAGAGCagtcctcacctgtaaaatggggatggcaGTAGTACTTTTCTGATAGAATTGTTCTGAGAGTTAAATGAAAGAGTGCATTTCCTGGCACACAGAAAGTGCTTAATACATATTAGCCATTCCTATTATGGATACGGGCAGGACAGCTTCTCAGGTGTCCAAACACACAGGGTGGTGGTGTTGTGGGTGACCTCTGAGCTAGAAGGAAATGCCCCTTCCTGGAGAGATGCCCCTGAGGTCTCACTGAAGCAGTCTCATGCAGTCCCATCCAAACATGGAGAGCCCCTATGAATCTAGTCCTGAGCTCTCTCACAACCAGCAAGATGGGACGTGTCAAAGTCACTAGAATACTCGTTTGATCTTCTGCAGAAAACATCTAGGATATCATGGGAATTTCCTGTTTCCAAGGGAGGACAAGCAGCcattcttattcccattttatagatgaggaaactgaagcctagaTGGTTAAGCTGCTAGTTCAATGTCACTCAGCCAGTTAGTTGATGGCCAAGTCTGGACTGGCCCCCCCAGTCTCCTGACTCCCAGGCCAGTGCTCTTTCGGCTCTGCCTGCAGCCTCTTTGGTCTTGCCTGTGTGCCAATGTCATCTTCCCCATCTACATGGCCCCACCATTGTCACTTCCAGCCCTACCTGTGACTGTGCACACTCCAGGGAGGCTAACCGCAGCCTGGCTCTGTCCCTTTCTCCAGATCGAGCGGCAGCTCTTTGAAGAGACTGTGAAGACCCTCAACGGATTTTACGCAGAGGCTGAGAAGATTGGGGGCAGCTCCTACCTCGAGGGCTGCCTGGCCTGCGCCACGGCCTACTTCATCTT is a genomic window containing:
- the GOLGA7B gene encoding golgin subfamily A member 7B, giving the protein MATEVHNLQELRRSASLATKVFIQRDYSDGTICQFQTKFPPELDSRIERQLFEETVKTLNGFYAEAEKIGGSSYLEGCLACATAYFIFLCMETHYEKVLKKISRYIQEQNEKIFAPRGLLLTDPVERGMRVIEISIYEDRCSSGSSSSGSSSGSGSSSGGGGGAGAR